The following proteins are co-located in the bacterium genome:
- a CDS encoding sodium:solute symporter family protein, whose translation MGNTIYYWITTIAYSALVIILGFVSWNKARGKTATGQILDFWIASRELPGWRLAVSLTSGWLMLGWLGYGMSMVYQMGLSGAWMLFIPWFILCFIIIWMVPFVRRLPAISLPEALAKRFGTDTRYIFALCSIFVFTSWTGAELYMMGHLGAPFLNVSPVAVMIIIVIPVMLYTFFGGFRADVLTDVAQFLIMAPFIVILAIVGLSAAGGITQGNILGRLAETATPYYGQGSMFRLFACGIAMPIILLFAYLPGWMVEQDLLQRIQAAKSLKQAYRMAYFSFVLIIVFVLIFPLLTAFSAIVLFPPGAETSAAAIGSDATGIISAIILKYFPIWAQILMLVGIIASQMSTVDTFANVTAMPLSYDLIQPIFFKKAPRPVALQWTRILAVIAILLGFVYAINATSLMDVYILSSGVLTASIAIPAFAIFWKKANKLGVTLSAIMGFVGNVVFYILEYHVWKHNFQPKWFADTYLGYIIIGLIGSVLGLVIGSLIGKPSSQEQLAVVAPKPLEGMEIFDLAKEP comes from the coding sequence ATGGGAAACACCATTTATTACTGGATCACGACCATCGCCTACTCAGCGCTAGTAATCATACTGGGTTTTGTCAGCTGGAACAAAGCCCGTGGCAAGACCGCGACCGGTCAGATCCTTGATTTCTGGATCGCGAGCCGCGAACTGCCCGGCTGGCGTCTCGCCGTATCCCTGACGTCAGGCTGGCTCATGCTGGGTTGGCTGGGATACGGCATGTCGATGGTGTACCAGATGGGGCTATCCGGTGCCTGGATGCTGTTCATTCCCTGGTTCATACTCTGCTTCATCATTATCTGGATGGTCCCATTCGTGCGCCGGCTGCCTGCGATATCCCTGCCCGAAGCACTGGCAAAACGGTTTGGCACAGACACCCGTTATATTTTTGCGCTCTGTTCGATCTTTGTCTTTACCTCATGGACCGGCGCTGAACTCTACATGATGGGTCACTTGGGCGCGCCGTTCCTCAACGTTTCACCGGTTGCGGTCATGATTATCATTGTGATTCCAGTAATGCTCTACACTTTTTTTGGCGGCTTCCGGGCTGACGTGCTCACCGATGTTGCGCAATTCCTTATCATGGCGCCGTTCATAGTTATTCTCGCAATCGTAGGCCTTAGCGCAGCCGGCGGGATTACCCAGGGAAACATCCTTGGCCGACTGGCAGAAACCGCGACTCCTTATTATGGACAGGGATCAATGTTTCGGTTATTTGCATGCGGCATCGCTATGCCTATTATTCTGCTATTCGCTTACCTGCCCGGCTGGATGGTCGAGCAGGATCTATTGCAAAGAATCCAGGCTGCCAAAAGCCTGAAGCAAGCATACCGAATGGCATATTTCAGTTTCGTTCTCATAATTGTCTTTGTCTTGATTTTCCCTTTGCTCACCGCCTTTAGCGCAATTGTCCTTTTCCCGCCTGGTGCGGAAACTAGCGCTGCCGCGATTGGAAGCGATGCAACCGGTATCATCTCCGCGATAATTCTCAAGTACTTCCCTATATGGGCGCAAATTCTCATGCTCGTGGGAATAATCGCATCGCAGATGTCAACGGTTGATACTTTTGCCAATGTCACCGCAATGCCTTTATCGTACGACCTCATACAACCGATTTTCTTCAAGAAAGCACCGCGACCTGTCGCTCTCCAGTGGACGCGAATTCTTGCTGTCATAGCGATATTACTGGGGTTCGTGTATGCGATCAACGCTACTTCGTTGATGGATGTCTATATCCTCTCATCCGGCGTGCTGACCGCGTCGATCGCGATCCCGGCATTCGCGATATTCTGGAAAAAAGCCAACAAGCTCGGCGTGACCCTGAGCGCGATAATGGGTTTTGTCGGCAATGTTGTATTTTATATTTTGGAGTACCATGTCTGGAAGCACAATTTCCAGCCCAAATGGTTTGCTGATACTTACCTCGGTTACATTATCATTGGATTGATCGGTTCAGTTCTCGGTCTTGTTATCGGCTCGCTGATAGGAAAGCCATCTTCTCAGGAGCAACTAGCGGTGGTAGCACCTAAACCACTTGAAGGGATGGAGATTTTTGATTTGGCAAAAGAACCTTAA
- a CDS encoding methyltransferase domain-containing protein, protein MEKYMKDYTIKDVQDVYDGPGGLLWEAVMTEQIHSGGAEATDVLAKKLGLKKGMVVADLCSALGAPARHIVQKYGVTVKAVDATKTMMTKAIQRTKDAGLEKFIEFYEGNVMDLPFKAGSIDVVWGQEAWCYVTDKERLLREAYRVLKTGGMIGFTDWIITGDISPKELEPLYDSMAFPYMECIKGYQELLKKVGFKNIEAIDNTQSFAKCFDQYHDMVTVQMKPTIMKNFGPDLYSFAENLVTIWRKAAQEHKVGSGMFIAKK, encoded by the coding sequence ATGGAAAAATACATGAAAGACTACACGATAAAGGACGTACAGGACGTCTATGACGGACCCGGCGGGCTGCTCTGGGAGGCGGTCATGACCGAGCAGATCCATTCGGGCGGCGCCGAAGCCACCGACGTCCTGGCGAAGAAACTGGGCTTGAAAAAAGGCATGGTCGTCGCCGACCTGTGCAGCGCGCTGGGCGCGCCGGCGAGACACATCGTCCAGAAATACGGCGTTACGGTCAAAGCCGTGGACGCTACCAAGACCATGATGACAAAGGCCATTCAGCGGACTAAAGATGCCGGTCTTGAGAAATTTATCGAGTTTTACGAAGGCAACGTCATGGACCTGCCCTTCAAAGCCGGATCGATCGATGTCGTCTGGGGTCAGGAAGCATGGTGCTATGTCACGGACAAAGAACGGTTGCTCCGCGAGGCGTACCGCGTTCTGAAAACAGGCGGCATGATCGGCTTCACAGACTGGATAATTACCGGTGACATTTCGCCCAAAGAGCTCGAACCCCTCTATGATTCCATGGCTTTCCCCTACATGGAATGTATTAAGGGTTATCAAGAGCTGCTCAAGAAAGTCGGGTTCAAGAATATCGAAGCGATCGATAACACTCAGTCTTTCGCCAAGTGCTTTGACCAGTATCATGACATGGTGACGGTTCAGATGAAACCGACCATAATGAAAAATTTCGGCCCTGATCTGTACAGTTTTGCCGAGAATCTGGTTACGATCTGGCGCAAAGCAGCGCAAGAGCATAAAGTCGGCAGCGGGATGTTCATTGCGAAAAAATAA
- a CDS encoding ASKHA domain-containing protein, translated as MIKDSCLKSIKGSRLNSLELTRKGFNTLLDLLIEKGIMVHAACGGHGRCGKCRVKLKGRINAPTQLEKKLIPQHMIKQGYRLACQYVIKGSRLEFTRKGFIKGLRLKSLKDSSLEFFSLELTRKDFIRRCGLALDLGTTVIKGARVDLGRCEVLSFAKIYNPQNFDGADVMTRISAALSGRYDILRRRLLNGVSAVTKELGFAADASVPIPTAVAGNPVMSSFYLGKPVAGLARYPYAGAITKNIRRNKPPVFIFGSIGGFVGGDTIAGILASGLHKRSGASFYIDLGTNGEIALLAKRRIHALSAAAGPAFEGAGLECGSLAIPGAIDAITDAGHRCFRVHTIGNKKAHGICASGLIDLLAVLLRRGWLTRHGRLTRTVKVSGISVGQGDIRQLQLAIGAIHTGLEFLMEHAGVGASDITDAVITGEFGSHLRIASLYQIGIIPTGLRAVRLERDLPLKGAVSALCDDRVHKDAEIIRGRSRHIELAMQPDFQQRFVKALQLAPWNR; from the coding sequence GTGATAAAAGACTCATGCCTTAAATCCATAAAAGGCTCACGCTTGAATTCTCTGGAGTTAACCCGTAAGGGTTTCAACACCCTGCTTGATCTGCTCATTGAAAAAGGAATCATGGTCCATGCCGCCTGCGGTGGACACGGCCGGTGCGGCAAGTGCCGCGTTAAATTGAAAGGCCGGATAAACGCTCCGACACAACTCGAAAAAAAATTGATACCACAGCATATGATAAAGCAGGGATACCGCCTGGCATGCCAGTACGTAATAAAAGGCTCACGCCTGGAATTTACCCGTAAGGGTTTTATAAAAGGCTTACGCCTGAAATCCTTAAAAGATTCCAGCTTGGAATTTTTCAGTTTGGAGTTAACCCGTAAGGATTTTATACGACGCTGCGGTCTCGCCCTGGACCTGGGCACGACCGTGATCAAGGGTGCACGCGTCGACCTGGGACGCTGCGAGGTCCTGTCCTTTGCCAAGATCTATAATCCCCAAAATTTTGACGGCGCCGATGTCATGACCCGCATCAGCGCCGCGCTCAGCGGTCGCTATGACATCCTGCGCCGCCGGCTCCTGAACGGTGTATCGGCGGTCACGAAAGAACTCGGGTTCGCGGCGGACGCATCCGTGCCCATACCTACGGCCGTGGCCGGCAATCCGGTCATGTCCTCCTTCTATCTTGGTAAACCGGTGGCGGGACTGGCGCGCTACCCGTATGCCGGTGCCATCACCAAGAACATCCGGCGGAACAAACCTCCGGTTTTCATTTTCGGCAGCATCGGCGGATTCGTGGGCGGCGACACGATCGCCGGGATCCTCGCCAGCGGACTGCACAAACGATCCGGTGCTTCGTTCTACATCGACCTGGGCACCAACGGTGAGATCGCCCTGCTCGCAAAACGCCGGATACACGCCCTTTCGGCGGCGGCCGGCCCTGCTTTTGAAGGAGCCGGTCTGGAATGCGGCAGCCTGGCAATACCAGGTGCCATTGATGCGATCACGGATGCAGGGCACAGGTGTTTTCGGGTCCATACTATCGGCAATAAAAAGGCGCATGGTATCTGCGCTTCCGGGCTGATCGACCTGCTCGCCGTCCTGCTGCGACGCGGATGGCTGACCAGACACGGACGATTGACCAGGACGGTCAAGGTCAGCGGTATAAGCGTTGGACAGGGGGACATTCGTCAGCTTCAGCTGGCGATCGGCGCCATCCATACGGGCTTGGAGTTCCTCATGGAACACGCCGGGGTCGGCGCGAGTGATATCACCGATGCCGTCATCACCGGTGAATTCGGATCGCACCTCCGAATTGCCTCGCTCTATCAGATCGGTATAATCCCGACCGGTCTAAGAGCAGTGCGTCTTGAGCGCGACCTGCCGCTAAAGGGCGCGGTCAGCGCGCTCTGTGATGACCGCGTGCATAAGGATGCGGAGATCATACGCGGACGCAGCCGGCACATTGAACTCGCGATGCAGCCGGATTTTCAGCAGCGCTTTGTCAAGGCGCTGCAGCTGGCACCATGGAACAGGTAA
- a CDS encoding acyl-CoA dehydratase activase, which yields MGSRTIKFAVLDNHSITDYRVVETGTDPLGNAKTILDGSPYDRITATGYGRYLAHENFAYPVITEIKAYALGAYFLFPGCRTVIDIGGQDSKIIKIINGKVEDFEMNDRCAAGTGKFLEVMAHTLGYTIEDFGIEAMRAQKPVSINAMCTVFAESEVVSLLARGEKPGNIALGIHQSIVSRLQALIGRVGFLDEIVFAGGVAKNRCIVSLLEKNLARKLLVPDEPQIVGAIGAAIAAGCINKE from the coding sequence ATTGGTTCAAGAACCATAAAATTTGCCGTTCTTGACAACCACTCGATAACCGATTACCGGGTTGTGGAAACCGGCACTGATCCGCTGGGAAACGCAAAAACTATATTGGATGGAAGCCCCTATGACCGAATAACCGCGACCGGGTATGGCCGGTACCTGGCTCACGAGAATTTTGCATATCCGGTGATAACGGAGATCAAAGCCTACGCGCTGGGCGCTTACTTTCTGTTTCCAGGCTGCCGCACGGTTATCGACATCGGCGGGCAGGACAGCAAGATCATTAAGATCATCAACGGCAAAGTCGAGGATTTTGAAATGAACGACCGTTGCGCCGCGGGAACCGGGAAGTTCCTTGAGGTAATGGCGCACACTCTGGGCTATACGATCGAGGACTTCGGAATTGAAGCAATGCGGGCTCAAAAGCCGGTCAGTATTAACGCCATGTGTACGGTTTTTGCCGAATCCGAGGTCGTATCCCTGCTGGCGCGCGGTGAGAAACCAGGGAATATCGCCCTGGGTATCCATCAATCCATCGTGAGCCGGTTGCAGGCGTTGATCGGGAGGGTAGGTTTCCTTGATGAAATCGTCTTTGCCGGAGGGGTGGCAAAGAACCGGTGCATCGTTTCTTTATTGGAAAAGAACCTGGCAAGGAAACTGCTTGTGCCCGACGAACCGCAGATCGTCGGCGCCATCGGCGCCGCGATCGCTGCGGGTTGCATTAACAAAGAATAA
- the selD gene encoding selenide, water dikinase SelD, protein MSAAQLAQALSALPKIEDPDLLVGLNTADDAGVYRISDELALVYTIDILAPVVEDPFIFGQIAAANCISDVYAMGGDPKIALNIIGFPMNGDPKDLGEILRGGQHKAQEAGVTIVGGHTFNNADIKYGMSVVGYIDPSRIITNAAAKPGDVILLTKPVGVGTILHAYILDKLPLEEMAPVVAAMTTLNREASLAARRAEADAGTDITGYGLAGHLVEMAQASNTGIELYLSKIPVHERVLEIYKSGISEPGIMMNMNAFGSNVQNASGNDELFSIIFGAETSGGMAIVLPEQKVSTFLDSCKDKNVAIIGRVTSEKAGHLIVKP, encoded by the coding sequence ATGTCGGCTGCGCAGTTGGCGCAGGCTCTATCCGCGCTTCCCAAGATCGAAGATCCTGATCTTCTGGTCGGGTTGAACACGGCCGATGACGCGGGCGTTTACCGGATCAGCGATGAACTGGCCCTTGTGTACACGATCGACATCCTGGCGCCGGTCGTGGAAGATCCGTTCATTTTCGGTCAAATCGCGGCGGCCAATTGCATCTCAGATGTTTACGCGATGGGCGGTGATCCGAAGATCGCTCTCAACATCATCGGGTTTCCCATGAATGGCGATCCCAAGGACCTCGGCGAAATACTGCGGGGCGGGCAGCACAAGGCGCAGGAAGCCGGGGTCACGATCGTGGGCGGTCACACGTTCAACAACGCGGATATCAAATATGGAATGTCTGTGGTCGGCTATATCGATCCCAGCCGGATAATTACCAACGCTGCGGCTAAACCCGGCGATGTCATTCTCCTCACCAAACCGGTCGGCGTGGGCACTATTCTCCATGCTTACATCCTTGACAAATTGCCCCTTGAAGAAATGGCGCCCGTGGTCGCGGCCATGACCACACTGAACCGCGAAGCATCGCTCGCGGCGCGTCGCGCCGAAGCCGATGCCGGTACGGATATCACTGGCTATGGCCTGGCCGGACACCTGGTCGAAATGGCGCAGGCCAGTAATACGGGGATCGAGCTTTATCTTTCGAAGATACCCGTTCATGAACGGGTGTTGGAGATCTATAAAAGCGGCATCTCGGAACCGGGCATAATGATGAATATGAACGCGTTCGGCAGTAATGTGCAGAATGCCAGCGGTAACGATGAACTATTCTCCATTATCTTCGGGGCGGAGACATCAGGTGGCATGGCTATTGTCCTGCCGGAACAAAAGGTCAGCACCTTTCTGGATAGCTGCAAAGACAAAAATGTGGCGATCATCGGCCGCGTGACATCGGAAAAAGCCGGCCATTTGATCGTGAAACCATGA
- a CDS encoding corrinoid protein yields MTPADITQAIIDLDVDKARLIVEKLIGSGIDPEEILDHGLVPGMKKVGDLFSEKVFYVPEVLLAAEAFYAGFNLVQPLIKKNRPGGRKGKIVMGVVEGDIHDIGKNIVKVVCESSGYEIIDLGKDVPCDKFVSTVIQEKPRILAMSSLMTTTMTGMKRVIDQLEAKGIRETVHVIVGGAPLTDDYARGIGADGYGHDAIQALAVVDKIIRKTHKG; encoded by the coding sequence ATGACACCAGCGGATATCACGCAGGCAATTATCGATCTGGATGTCGATAAAGCCAGGCTCATCGTGGAAAAACTTATCGGCTCGGGCATTGATCCCGAAGAGATCCTTGATCATGGACTGGTCCCAGGCATGAAGAAGGTCGGCGATCTTTTCAGCGAGAAGGTCTTTTACGTGCCGGAAGTACTGCTTGCTGCGGAGGCCTTTTACGCCGGGTTTAACCTGGTCCAGCCGTTGATAAAAAAGAATAGGCCCGGCGGTCGCAAAGGCAAGATCGTCATGGGCGTGGTGGAAGGAGATATCCATGACATCGGAAAAAACATCGTCAAGGTCGTCTGCGAATCATCCGGTTACGAGATCATTGACCTGGGTAAGGATGTGCCGTGCGATAAATTCGTGAGCACGGTGATCCAGGAAAAACCGCGGATCCTTGCCATGTCGTCGCTCATGACCACCACCATGACGGGCATGAAGAGAGTCATTGACCAGCTGGAAGCAAAAGGGATCAGGGAAACCGTGCATGTCATCGTCGGCGGCGCGCCGTTGACCGATGATTATGCCCGCGGTATCGGCGCGGATGGCTATGGACATGACGCGATCCAGGCGCTGGCGGTCGTTGACAAGATCATCCGCAAAACGCATAAGGGATAA
- the topA gene encoding type I DNA topoisomerase, whose translation MAETGKKVIIVESPTKAKTIKTYVGRAFTVVSSKGHVKDLPKSTLGVDVDNNFEPRYIKIKGKSKIIQEIKKACKKSTEIFIASDPDREGEAIAQHLAEELNSQAANIKRVLFYEITPDYVKKALRSTTSINKNLVEAHKARRVLDRIVGYYTSPILWKVLKRGLSAGRVQSVALRLICERENEIRAFVPTPYWNAVAEFETDKNEKFKGTLWRIDGAVRKIANKDELARFESFLKQDTRFPVVTFRKTNPERVPPPPFITSSLQQEASRECNLPPAKTMSIAQGLYEGVKLPQGMIGLITYMRTDSVRVNAQALEELREYIGGKYGNEYLCKEIRTYKDRKNTQAGHEAIRPTKMNLEPDTIKEHLTPDQYDVYKLIYNRYVCSQMAAARYAMKEAILEHMGIGFKSEEMKPVFLGYQLLSGDPIDRGFVPELKVGDSVRLCEVTYEEKQTEPLPRFTDASLIKKLEDNGIGRPSTYAHILQTLFYRRYVTREAGKIVPSELGFEVYKIIIPKLSNIFDVSFTARMEEELDQVENGKKIWQDVVREFYDPFVVSLETAKKESEKVKDSMTPVVDKQCPKCQKPLVVRWGKYGKFLACSGFPECKYSENLAVEKTDRKCPKCGRDLIVRHGRFGEFLACSGYPDCRYTENKTHGTPCPICSGDVSVITGKRGKLYRCKACGFSSFYPPVDEKCTVCGKGLIQKKNKRVCPVCSVKKTSEKPPNAS comes from the coding sequence GTGGCGGAAACAGGAAAGAAGGTGATCATTGTCGAATCACCGACAAAAGCGAAGACCATTAAAACCTACGTGGGACGCGCGTTTACGGTTGTTTCATCCAAAGGTCATGTAAAGGACCTGCCGAAGTCGACGCTCGGCGTCGATGTCGATAACAACTTCGAGCCGCGTTATATCAAGATCAAAGGAAAGTCCAAGATCATCCAGGAGATCAAGAAGGCGTGCAAAAAATCCACCGAGATCTTTATCGCGTCCGATCCCGACCGCGAAGGCGAGGCGATCGCTCAGCACCTCGCCGAGGAACTGAATTCACAGGCCGCCAATATTAAGCGGGTTTTATTCTATGAGATAACGCCGGATTACGTCAAAAAAGCCCTGCGTTCGACGACTTCGATCAACAAGAACCTGGTTGAAGCCCACAAAGCGCGGCGCGTGCTTGACCGGATCGTCGGTTACTACACGAGTCCGATCCTGTGGAAAGTGCTCAAGCGGGGGCTTTCCGCCGGCCGCGTGCAGAGCGTCGCACTGCGCCTTATCTGCGAACGGGAAAACGAGATCCGGGCATTCGTGCCGACGCCCTACTGGAATGCGGTCGCCGAGTTCGAGACCGATAAGAACGAAAAATTCAAAGGGACGCTGTGGCGTATTGACGGCGCGGTCCGCAAGATCGCCAACAAGGACGAGCTGGCAAGGTTTGAGAGTTTTCTAAAACAGGATACACGGTTCCCGGTCGTTACCTTCCGAAAAACGAATCCGGAACGGGTTCCGCCGCCGCCGTTCATCACTTCGAGCCTGCAGCAGGAAGCTTCGCGAGAGTGCAATCTCCCGCCGGCGAAGACCATGAGCATCGCCCAGGGTCTGTACGAAGGCGTGAAACTGCCGCAAGGAATGATCGGTCTCATAACCTACATGCGGACCGATTCGGTGCGCGTCAATGCCCAGGCACTGGAAGAATTACGGGAATACATCGGCGGCAAATACGGAAATGAGTACCTGTGCAAGGAGATAAGAACCTACAAGGACCGGAAAAATACGCAGGCTGGTCATGAAGCCATCCGGCCGACCAAAATGAATCTCGAACCGGACACGATCAAGGAACACCTGACCCCGGATCAGTACGACGTGTACAAGCTTATCTACAACCGCTATGTCTGCTCGCAGATGGCCGCCGCGCGGTATGCCATGAAGGAGGCGATCCTGGAGCACATGGGTATTGGTTTCAAGTCGGAAGAGATGAAGCCGGTGTTCCTGGGCTACCAGCTCCTATCCGGAGACCCGATCGATCGCGGGTTCGTGCCCGAGCTCAAGGTCGGTGATTCAGTGCGTCTCTGCGAAGTGACCTACGAAGAAAAGCAGACCGAACCGCTGCCGCGGTTCACCGACGCGAGTTTAATTAAAAAACTTGAGGACAACGGGATCGGCCGCCCGTCCACCTATGCGCACATCCTGCAGACCTTGTTCTACCGCCGCTACGTGACCAGGGAGGCCGGCAAGATCGTTCCCAGCGAGCTGGGATTTGAGGTCTATAAGATCATAATACCCAAACTCTCGAATATTTTCGACGTTTCGTTCACAGCCCGGATGGAAGAGGAACTTGACCAGGTGGAGAATGGAAAGAAAATCTGGCAGGACGTGGTGCGGGAATTTTACGACCCGTTCGTCGTGTCGCTTGAAACCGCAAAAAAAGAATCCGAGAAGGTCAAGGACAGCATGACTCCGGTCGTTGATAAGCAGTGCCCAAAATGCCAGAAACCGCTGGTTGTGCGCTGGGGTAAATACGGAAAATTCCTCGCCTGCTCCGGGTTTCCGGAGTGCAAATATTCCGAGAACCTGGCGGTGGAGAAAACCGATCGGAAATGCCCGAAATGCGGCCGGGACCTGATCGTCAGGCACGGCCGGTTTGGCGAGTTCCTGGCATGTTCCGGGTACCCGGACTGCCGATACACTGAGAATAAGACCCACGGCACCCCCTGTCCAATCTGCAGCGGCGATGTTTCCGTGATAACCGGCAAGCGGGGCAAGCTGTACCGCTGCAAGGCCTGTGGTTTTTCTTCGTTCTATCCACCGGTTGACGAGAAGTGCACGGTCTGCGGCAAGGGTCTTATCCAGAAAAAAAATAAGCGGGTCTGTCCGGTCTGCAGTGTGAAGAAGACAAGCGAAAAACCGCCGAACGCTTCCTGA
- a CDS encoding double-cubane-cluster-containing anaerobic reductase gives MNKDPAVQNHKKMWQELGLDVKLHNEVLASINDQFRKTVANQKNRPAGMAYFDLVLHESHGGRIAEIIAEKKKGNKMIGTFCIYVPDEIALAVDIVPVALCGGTNFSVPYAEKTFPRDICPLIKSTLGLAFSKTCPYAPIKSMAVGETTCDAKKKTWDILAQKVNFHIMELPQKKGIIDTHLWLNEVNEFAGKLEQLAEKKLTAEKLGVAIKIINNKRRGLQRLSRLRSQNPPPISGLDALVVMQAALNDEPVRFTQRLEELNRELEMRTEQGISPFPKGVKRIMISGCPAVMGNWKLHSLIENAGAAVVADETCTGLRYYDDLVDENPADVEGQLAAIADRYLKINCSCFTPNNDRLDKIIKTARDFKADGVVQYVLQYCHTYNVEAIRVDGMLKQNNVPSLKIETDYSEEDTGQLRTRVEAFLEKIA, from the coding sequence ATGAATAAAGACCCTGCAGTACAAAACCACAAAAAAATGTGGCAGGAGCTGGGACTGGACGTCAAGCTCCATAATGAAGTTCTGGCTTCGATCAACGATCAGTTCCGGAAAACGGTTGCCAACCAGAAAAACCGGCCGGCGGGCATGGCGTATTTTGACCTTGTCCTGCATGAATCACACGGCGGCAGGATCGCCGAGATCATAGCAGAAAAGAAAAAAGGCAATAAAATGATCGGTACCTTCTGCATTTACGTACCCGACGAGATCGCACTGGCGGTCGATATCGTCCCGGTCGCGCTGTGCGGGGGCACTAATTTTTCTGTACCTTACGCGGAAAAAACGTTTCCCCGCGATATCTGTCCCCTGATCAAGTCAACGCTGGGCCTGGCTTTTTCCAAAACGTGTCCGTACGCTCCGATAAAAAGCATGGCGGTCGGCGAGACGACCTGTGATGCCAAAAAGAAAACCTGGGACATTCTTGCCCAAAAAGTCAATTTTCACATCATGGAACTACCGCAGAAAAAGGGTATCATCGACACCCACCTCTGGCTTAACGAGGTCAACGAATTCGCCGGCAAATTGGAACAGCTTGCCGAAAAAAAACTGACCGCCGAAAAACTCGGCGTGGCCATAAAGATTATAAACAACAAACGCCGCGGCCTGCAGCGTCTGAGCCGTCTCCGCAGCCAGAACCCGCCGCCGATCAGCGGGCTTGACGCGCTGGTCGTCATGCAGGCGGCCCTGAACGACGAACCGGTGAGGTTCACTCAGCGTCTTGAGGAACTGAACCGCGAGCTTGAAATGCGGACCGAGCAGGGGATCTCGCCGTTTCCCAAAGGTGTCAAGCGGATCATGATCTCGGGATGTCCCGCGGTCATGGGTAACTGGAAACTTCATTCACTAATCGAAAACGCCGGCGCGGCCGTGGTCGCCGACGAAACCTGCACGGGCCTTCGCTACTATGATGATCTCGTGGACGAAAATCCAGCTGACGTGGAAGGGCAGCTCGCGGCGATCGCTGACCGCTACCTGAAGATCAATTGTTCCTGTTTCACGCCGAACAATGACCGCCTTGATAAGATCATAAAAACCGCGCGGGATTTCAAGGCTGACGGCGTCGTTCAATATGTTCTCCAATACTGCCACACCTATAACGTTGAGGCCATCAGGGTAGATGGCATGCTAAAGCAGAATAACGTACCGAGCCTGAAGATCGAAACCGACTACTCGGAAGAGGATACCGGGCAGTTAAGAACCCGGGTAGAAGCGTTTTTGGAAAAAATCGCCTAA
- a CDS encoding uroporphyrinogen decarboxylase family protein codes for MDSVTKVINKEKNYAVFPLVCADHCAWLCKTPFKEVVQDGEKLAGVIYQAYQEYAYDMVLIFSDPYVEAQALGCAVEFSPRLKLLGPSSRIVETIAPIKSVRAGRAHASCGIDRTHVILRAAEILKKKAPVPVYVSVKGPFSLAAFIATTDHFLKLLIVAEEKARRFIDVALDFQHKYIARLIELGVGIFIGDPMASSSIISPELFRKFAFEPLRMLVKEIKNGRCYAGIHVCGNSLPIMSMLDDVGADILSVEDISPETRTLKMGGVSTSTIYEGDREKIKHEISRAAGNTRLIISTSCDVPAETDPVNVKAMIQFAREIT; via the coding sequence ATGGACAGCGTCACCAAGGTCATAAACAAAGAAAAAAATTACGCCGTCTTTCCCCTGGTCTGCGCTGATCACTGCGCCTGGCTATGCAAAACACCGTTCAAGGAGGTTGTCCAGGACGGTGAAAAGCTTGCCGGAGTCATTTATCAGGCGTACCAGGAATACGCTTATGACATGGTCCTCATTTTTTCCGATCCCTATGTTGAAGCCCAAGCCCTGGGTTGCGCCGTGGAATTCAGTCCCCGCCTTAAACTGCTCGGGCCTTCCAGCCGGATCGTGGAGACGATCGCGCCGATCAAATCGGTCCGCGCCGGCCGCGCCCATGCCAGTTGCGGCATCGACCGCACGCATGTTATCCTTCGCGCCGCCGAGATCCTTAAGAAAAAGGCACCGGTGCCGGTTTACGTTTCGGTCAAAGGTCCTTTTTCACTGGCCGCTTTCATTGCCACCACCGACCATTTTCTTAAACTTTTGATCGTGGCCGAGGAAAAAGCGCGCCGTTTCATCGATGTTGCGCTTGACTTTCAGCATAAGTACATCGCGCGGCTCATCGAGCTGGGCGTCGGTATTTTTATCGGCGATCCCATGGCATCGTCCAGCATCATTTCGCCGGAATTGTTCAGGAAGTTCGCTTTTGAACCGCTCCGGATGCTTGTCAAAGAAATAAAAAATGGGCGCTGCTATGCCGGTATTCATGTCTGCGGCAATTCGCTGCCCATCATGTCCATGCTTGACGATGTGGGCGCGGATATCCTCAGCGTCGAGGATATAAGCCCTGAGACCAGAACCCTGAAAATGGGCGGCGTGTCAACCAGCACGATCTATGAGGGCGATCGTGAAAAGATCAAACACGAGATCTCGCGGGCGGCGGGTAATACCCGGCTGATCATCAGCACTTCCTGCGACGTGCCGGCAGAGACTGACCCGGTGAACGTGAAAGCGATGATTCAGTTCGCGCGGGAGATTACGTGA